The region AGAGAGGAGCGACCGGGCGGGCGTCTCGTTGTTCCACTCGGAGGCGTGCGGGACCAAATCGAGGTAGCCCGCCCGCGCGCCGGGCGTCGAGAGCAGGGCCGACTCCCCGGGGTCGCCCGTCACGGAGACGGTGTGCGGCCCGGCGACGAGCGACTGGAGTTTGTCGCGGACGCCCGCGAGGACGCCCTTCGCGAGGTATCCGTACCCGTTCGTCGTCAGGAGCGACCGCCCCGAGAGGACGGGTGTCTGGGCGACGACGGCCTTGACGCGGGCGTCGTCGGCCGCCACGTCGAGGACGTGACCGCCGCCGAGGTCGGTTCCCCAGAGGACGAGTCGCCGGGTGTCGAGGCCGTCCCGTTCGCGGACGCCCGCGATGGCCGCCTCCCAGTCGGTTCGCTGACGAGACGGGGAGAGGAGGTTCCGCGGTTCGCCCTCGCTGTCGCCGTGGTTCCGGTAGTCGAACAGGAAGACGGCGTACCCCGCCTCGGCCAGTCGCTCGGCGTACGCCGGCAGTCCGAACGAGCGCTCGCCCGCGATGCCGCCCGCCATGACGACTACCGGCGGGTCGGACGGGCGGTCCGGTCGGTAGAGCCACCCGGTGCAGCGTTCGCCGCCGCTCTCGAACCCCATCGTCACCTTCGAGAACTCGTAGCGCGACGGGCGGCGGGACCGGGAGCGGTCGCTCTCCCGTCGCTCCGGCCGTCCGCGTCGCTCTCGCACTCGCTCCCGTTTCTCCGCCCGTTTCCACTCGCCGCGCGCGGTGGGTCGGCTCATTCGCCGCCCTCCAACGTGCCGAGGACGAGTTCGGAGAAGTCCTCGTCGCTCAGTTCGTACTGGTCGTACTCGCGGAACCACTCGGCTTCGGCGTGCCACGTCCCCTGCACGTCGTCGTCCGAACGGAGGACGGTGGCTTCGACGCGCTTCGGTTCCCACTCGTCGGCCGTCACCCTCTCGACGAACGTCCTGAGGGCGCGCCCCACCTCGAGGTGGTTCACGCTCTCACCCGGGAAGGCGGTGAGGTACGTGAGTTCGACCGTCTCGCCCCCCGTATCGATGGACTCGACGCTGATTCCGTTGCTCCGGAGTTCGCCCTCCACGCCGGTGATGACGCCGTTCATGCCCACCGCTTCGGAGGGCAGCGGCTAAACGTTTACCGCGCGACAGTTCGGAGAAAACGAAGCCACCCCGCGAACGAGTCGAGGCCGGACCGGAGTCGGTAGGCTGACTCCGGCCCGGCGACAGTTGGGACGGACGACGGGAACGCCCCGGGGAGAGCGTCCCCGTCTGGGGTTCGCCGCGCGGTGCGGCGCTCGACTGACCGCCGGGCGAGAGACGGCGCCCGGCGGCGGCGTTCGCGGGGAACGCCTCGGTTACAGTGTGGTGGGTGGTGGTGGTGGTGGCGTGCGGTTCGCACGCGGAACGTCCGGGGAGACGTTCTGCCACGTCGAGCACCGGACGCAGGGTTGGGGAAGCCACGTCCGCTTGCCGACACGTGTGACTGTGGCGAGTTTGTACATAAAAGTACCCGACCGAGTATCAAATCTGAAAACTGACCGAAATCCGAACGGAAGGGTCGATTATACGGTCTCGGCGAACCAACGAAGGGTGATGCCCCCGACGGAGTTCGACGACGTCAGCGTCGACGCCTACATGACCGAGACGGTAGCGACGGCCCGCCCCGAGGACCGCGTCGCGGACGTCGTCGAACGCCTGCGGACGGGGTCTCGGGACCGCGGCCTCCCCGTCCTCGACGACGACGGACGCCTCGCGGGGTTCGTCGGCGCGATAGACCTCCTCGGCGTCCCCGACGACGAACCCCTCCGCGCGGTGATGCGCCGAAACGTCGCCATCGCCCGCCCGGGGATGTCCCTCAAGGACGCCGCGGGCATCCTCTTCCGGACGGGCCACCGGTTCCTCCCCGTCGTCGACGACGACGAGACGTTCCTCGGCGTCGTCTCCAACGCCGACGTGGTCCGGAGCCAGATAGAGCGCACGACGCCCTCGAAAGTCGAGCGCACCCGGAAGATGCTCGAAACGACCCACGGCGTCTCCGTCGGCATCGGCGACGCCGTCGTCGCGATTTCAGAGCTGATACCCACGCAGCGAGAGGTGTTCGCAGACGAGTTAGAGGGGCGCGCCTACGAACTGGAACACGGCCTCGCGGAACCGCTCATCACGCTCGACTACGGCGAGGAGACGCTCCTCGTGGACGGCCACCACCGCGCCCTCGCGGCGCGCGAACTCGACATCGGCGAGATGCGCGCGTACGTCCTCGTCGTGGACCCGAGCGACGTTCCGGAGTTGGGGCTTCGGAAAGTCGCCCGCATCGGCGGACTGGACTCGCTGGCCGACGTGCGAGTCAACGAGGAAGGTCACCACCCCGTCGTCGAACTCATCGGACTCGGGGCGTAGCCGAGGGTCTGCGACCGAAGTTACTCCCCTGCCGCGGGGAGGGTAACGGAGAACGTCGCCCCCTCGCCGGGTTCCGACTCGACCCAGATGTCGCCTCCGTGACGCTCGACGATGCGCTCACAGAGGGCCAACCCGA is a window of Halopelagius longus DNA encoding:
- a CDS encoding alpha/beta hydrolase, which codes for MGFESGGERCTGWLYRPDRPSDPPVVVMAGGIAGERSFGLPAYAERLAEAGYAVFLFDYRNHGDSEGEPRNLLSPSRQRTDWEAAIAGVRERDGLDTRRLVLWGTDLGGGHVLDVAADDARVKAVVAQTPVLSGRSLLTTNGYGYLAKGVLAGVRDKLQSLVAGPHTVSVTGDPGESALLSTPGARAGYLDLVPHASEWNNETPARSLLSLATYSAGDEAEAITCPVLFIAAERDDVVSADAVEKKAESVSDATFVRLPAGHFDLYEGAAFEQAVGHGIAFADGTLDRR
- a CDS encoding CBS domain-containing protein codes for the protein MPPTEFDDVSVDAYMTETVATARPEDRVADVVERLRTGSRDRGLPVLDDDGRLAGFVGAIDLLGVPDDEPLRAVMRRNVAIARPGMSLKDAAGILFRTGHRFLPVVDDDETFLGVVSNADVVRSQIERTTPSKVERTRKMLETTHGVSVGIGDAVVAISELIPTQREVFADELEGRAYELEHGLAEPLITLDYGEETLLVDGHHRALAARELDIGEMRAYVLVVDPSDVPELGLRKVARIGGLDSLADVRVNEEGHHPVVELIGLGA